Below is a genomic region from Tursiops truncatus isolate mTurTru1 chromosome 4, mTurTru1.mat.Y, whole genome shotgun sequence.
gttTCAGGaaattcatataatttaaatTCATACATTCTTGAACTCCAGATGCAGGACACCTGCATTGTAAACGTGACGACAGTTGTGGTTTGAGGCAGTTCTGAGAGACCTTTGACAATACTCAGGGGAGTGGATTCTCTTGCTACTCAAGTGTGGTCTGTGGCCCAGCAGTAGCGTCACTACCTGTGGACTTGTTAGACATGCAGAATCTCAAGTCCCACCCGAGCCCTAGGCGCCCAGGGGATGTGTATGCACGTgaaggctggagggaggagagctTTGTTAGAAGTTAATGACGTTGCCATTTTATTATGTCTTATTTTAGTTAAAAAGGTAGAGCTTTTAAAAGCCTTGAGATATAACTATCTTTACCCTTCACTTTCAGCCCCCAAttagttttctgctttattttaatttttctgataaaGTGGCAATTTTTAGGAATAAGCTGAGGTTTGGAAGTGAGGCAATTCAGGTGGTTAAGGACCTGGGAGCAGGCATCTTCTTGCCCCAGCCGTCAGGTGGCACCTCTGGCCCAGGTGGCCTCCAGGACAGCAGCTGGGGGTAGTGCTTTGGTGAGGAGCACCTGGCCGTGGGCAGCTCTTGGTGGTTCTTGAGTCAAGTATTTATAACTCAGAGTGCATCTAATTAGATTTGGGATCTGGTGCTGATTAAAGCCAACTTTAAGATTTCAACTTTGCTGTGTCAATGGCCACAGGCTAAAAACTGTGACTAGGAGCTGCTGAGATAGTTGAATCATTTAATTTGGGATAATTATACCTTCCGATAAGTGATGAATTCCACGACTTAGTGCTCGTGTACAAGAAAAACACGCCTTCCTTTCTGCGAATATGTGATCTGCATAGTGTTTGAGGCTGAATCATATCTTGGAAGAAATGGTGTTGGCTTCAGGCTGTCTCTTCTTCTGGTAGAAATGGCCTTGGTTTAGGAAGAGTTCGCACAAAGGCCTAATAGTCATGCAAGTTGTGTGTATGAGATCCTCTGACACCGAAACTGGGACGCCTAATCAcgagtgttttcttctttttggcagGTTTGCGTTTCCTCACTGCCTTGTCTTGAAGACAACGATGCCAAAGAAAGTGAAGCCTGCAGGggatgggaaggaagaggggcCTGTTCCCTGTAAGCAGGTGAAGCTGGAGGCAGCTGGTGGGCCTTCCCCTTTGAACCATGACAGTCCCAGTGGCCTCTTTGAAAGTTTAATCTCGCCCGTCAAGACAGAGACTTTTTTCAAGGAATTCTGGGAGCAGAAGCCCCTTCTTATCCAGAGAGATGACCCTGTGCTGGCCACATATTACCGGTCCCTGTTCAGGCTCTCAGATCTGAAGAGTCTGTGCAGCCGGGGTATGTACTATGGAAGAGACGTAAATGTCTGCCGGTGTGTCAATGGGAAGAAGAAGGTTTTAAATAAAGATGGCAAAGTGCACTTTCTTCAGCTGAGAAAAGATTTTGATCAGAAAAGGGCAACAATTCAGTTTCACCAACCTCAGAGATTTAAGGTAACAAGTTCTCCCCAGTGCAGAATCCTGGTGTGTATTAAAGTGCTACCATTTGGCCACAGATCAGCTCGGGGGTAAATCTGTTTTGATGATGATTAGGCTGCTGCCAGTTTGAGAAGAGGTAGCACCTGTTTGGTCTTCAAATGCATTACAACTTCAGTGACTCTATGTTCCCTTTTGGCTAAACTGTTAGAATCTGCAACAACTCAGGCTGGACGTGGTGAGGTGCAAAAACTAAATTATACTTCAGGTTTATAAAGTTTGTTAAAGTGACGTTACACCTCCAGGAGCATTTCCGTGGGCTGGTTTATGTTTTGACACATGGTAGACATTTCTGTTTGGCTTGTCCCTTCACTGTAACTTAAGGCATGATAGTGTCAAGGtgatcattttttccttaaagttgCCTCCCTCTACTGCCTACATCTACCTAAGTAGAGACTTCTGAGCAGTGACCAGACCACATAGGCACCAGAGGCACGTTTAAGAAAGAGACTTCACCCTTATTAACAGTAGCCCGCCTGGCACTGAGGGGCAGGGTCCTGGAACTGCTGCTGGGGGGGCATTCGCAGGTGGAGGGTAGGTTGGATTTGCAAGTCGGGAAGACTGGCTaaccttttatttattctgcGTCAGTGGTTGACATTTGAGAAATAATTTGCCTCCTCTGTGCTCAGTTTCTGTGTTTATAAAATGTAGACTTAGGATGAGCTAATCTGCTCTTAGAGGCATGAGATCTTTATGTGACAGGTGGCCCAGAACAGTTGAGGGCCCATTCTGAGTTTTAGATAAAGTTTATCCCCATTCAGAAATGCCCTTCTGTGACCCATGGCTGAATCAAAATGTCAGCTTAGGAGGAGGAGAGCAGCACGTGAAGTTCCACACTGACCGGGCGGCTTCTGGCTGTGTGGTGGCTCCTAGGACTTTGTCATCAATTACCAGTAATGCTTCTCACGACGGAACTCAAGTTGCCCTGTTAGATCCATTAGGCCTCTCTCATCTGTTGAATGCCTTTCCCTTTCTTGTCTGCAGGATCCTGAACCTATTTGTACTCTGGATAAAGTACAAGTACTCTTAGACTTTTCAGTACAAGCACTCATTCCAAAGGAGTGAGGCAATCATGAGCAGTTGAAATGTCCTTCGAATGCCAGCCTTTTGTCCCTAGCACCCAAAAGGAATTTATAAATCACTTGCAGACCAAGTCATGATGTGTATTCAGAAAATATGGACACCGAGGTACTTCCCTCTGAGCTTGTCCTTGACTCTTTACTTAGCTAGAAgcagcacttttttttaaaagtggttttTAGACACCTAAGAAGTATGAATAGAAAAGATCACTGATGTTGATTATGTAATTTGTTCACAGACCAGCAGAAAGTTATTGTTTGGCATATGTGTGGTGTCCTCTGTGGCTGTCATTTTTGTGCTGTAGAATCATCTTGGGCTCTTCTCTGCTCGTCTGCTTAAGTGCTGCATGTTCCTCTTCCCCAGTTTCAAGTGGCCAAGACTGTGTTTCCTTTGCCCTGTTGACTCAGCTCTCTAGCCATGTTTATCAAAGCAGGAAGGATGAGCTTTCCCATCTCAACGCAGCCCCCGGGCTAGACTAGGATGCAtcctgttttgcttgttttttccacCACCAGGACTTGAGAAATCTGTTGGGCCTCAGGAGCTCACCCTCTTACACTAGAAGCCGGGTTCCAAGTATTATATTGTGACCAGATttagtgttgtgtgtgtgtttactaaTGGATATGTCGGTATCAGGGTAGAGAAAGTATAGAGGCAGTTCCTCATTGGCCAGATTGAGAGAGTATCAGAGTGAACAGTCAGCCCTTTCTTTATCAGGTCACACCGTGTGCACAGTTTATTATTCTAGTTTGTCTGGAAATGAGTAAGGAGGTAACCAGAGAGTGGTGGGTTGTTCCCCATCTGCTTTGGGTAATCCGTGTATCAGGAGTCCAGATGAGTTTACCAGATATTTACATGTGTTCACTTTTGAACCCTCCAACAGACATTTGAAATAATTGGGGCAATCACTGTGGTCTCCATTTTACATGGAAAAAACGAGTTCACAGATGTGACTTTTCCATAGCTACTAAGTAAGGACTTCTGATTCCAAAATTAAAGCATTTTCCTAACCATATATCTAAAGATATTAATTGAAATGTAGTAGGGCTTTGGGCATGTTTGCTTTCACCTTTAGGTGTGAGTGTGGGCTTCCGGTCTTAGCTGTTGTGTTCAGCTGAGCCTGCAGATAGGTCAGTGGAGAGAGGAGgagcttcctctttccctttccctttcccattGTTCTGGGGTCCTCCTTCGCATCTCCAGACATAGTTGGGAGTCACGAGTCAAAGGAGACAGATTTCAGGAGCCTTGTTTGTGCCAAAGTCAGCACTGATGAAGCTGTAACAGTTGTACACTTCTTTGCAATGTAAATAGGCTTTGAGATAAATATGCTGTTTCCCACAGTCTTAGGGTGGGAGTCTTCCTTTGCAAATAAAGAAGCTGACTTGTACCTACAACTTGGTCGGTGGTGATTTGACTCCAGATCCCTTTCTAGTGGGCCACACTGGGCAGATTGAGAAGCTAAAGGTTCTATTTCCAGGAGAGAtagaaaaattgtacaaatgATGGGGttttcagtaactttttttttaaaattaatttattttattttatttttggctgtgttgggtctttgttgctgcgcgcgggctttctctagttgcggcgagcaggggctactcttcattgtggtgcgcaggcttctcatcgtggtggcttctcttattgtggagcacgggctgtaggcgcacgggcttcagtagttgtggctcacgggctctagagtgcaggctcagtagttgtggcgcacgggcttcattgctccgcggcatgtgggtcttcccggaccagggctcgaacccgtgtcccctgcattggcaggcagattcttaaccactgcgccaacgagggaagcccttcagtaacttttcagaagaaaagagacatgTACTCCTCAATTACAGACCCAGAAGCTTGAGTTGGGGGCCATAAAGTCACCCATATGGTCCTGAGACACCTCTCAGGCcatcagagacagagaaagagcaagagagaaactGGTTCTAGTTACTGTATAAATGTAATTACAGGGCCAGGTCCTGCTGGCCCCTCCCAGGTATAAATTAGGCAGCTTGGGAGATCTCTTAACTCTCGGGAGCTATTCAGATGCCATAAAATCATCCTTCCTGTGTTGCCTGAGATGTGTAAGTAGAGAAGCTCAGTGGTCTATACTGAAGATGTCTCCCAAAGCTTTTTTCATGCTGACCCAATTCTTTCCCACTTGGCATTTTTAATACTGtagttttttttgggttttttttggtgtttttcagTCCAGTGGTAGGATTGACTCCCAAGCTGTGGTCACTGGTTTACTCAGCAGATACTTTCGACGTTTCAGTGTCTCGTGTGTGGCAGGCACTGTACGTGCATGTGCTTGAAGGGGCTCTGCAGTGTTCTTTGTAGGTGACTTCTTTAAGGTAGTTCCTTAGAGGGGCAATACAGAGTCATGGTTCAAGGTGTGGGCTCCGGAGCCAGGCTgcatggatttgaatcctggcttcatCATTCATTGGCTGTGTGTTCTCGTGCCCGTTTCCTCATTGGCATTTCCTCATTGGTAGGACCCACCCTATGAGACGGGGTGGCGGGGAGGGTTGTACAACTGAAGTAGGTAAAAGCGCTtggaaacagtgcctggcacataggaagtgccGATACCTACGTGGCCTAACTGCTGCCTCTCCTCTCTCACCTGCCTCGGGACAGTCAGGTTTCTACCTTGCAGGGATGTGTGGCTCCTCTCTAGGCCCCTCAGTTCGACTTAGGCCCTGAAGAGCTGATTAGCGACTGGAGAAAGGGAGCATTCCTCGACCCTGTTTACCCCTTCGCTGTCTTGTACCCCCTTCCTAGGTAGTCATTTCTGCTTCCATTGCTCTGAGTACCCTTTTGTGCAGGCAGTTCCCAGATGTACCCCCTAGCTCTTCGTCTTGCCAGAACTTCAGACTTAGCCAGGCAGCACATGGGGGTCTTAGCAGCTCACACTTAACACTGCTAATGtacagcttttcttttcttccccctgaATGCTTGTTCTTTAGCAGATCTTTCCCATTTCAGTGGAACTGGGAGCTGACTAACTGCCTCAGTCAAAAACCCAAGAATGTTTCTCTGATTTATTCTCCCCGCTCCCATACCCCAGCCATCAGCATGTCCCGTCAGTGCTGCTTTCTGAGCGCATCTCGACTTTTCTACTTCTCTCTCCCTTGCCCACCACCCTGGTCACTCCCAGCCTACGCTGCTGCCTTCGTAGCTTCCCCACGGCTCTCTCTTGCTTTTCTACAATCAATTCCCCACACCGCAGCCCGAGTGAGCTTTTATAAGTGTGCATTGGATCCTGTCCTTGTCCTGCTTAAGATCCTATGACTCCCTGTTGCCTGCCTCTCCAGTCTCGTCTGCTGCTGCCTCTTCTCTGTGCTGTTCTGCACGAGGACGGAAGGGTCCTGAGGACAGAGGCGCTGGCTTGGGCACCGTTGAATTCCAGGTGTCTGGAACATAATAGCTGTGTGATAAAGACTTGCTGAGCGCATAAGAACATATTCCTtgtttctaatgtatttttcacctctttcccctccatcttttttttttttttttttaaaggatgagcTTTGGAGGATCCAGGAGAAGCTGGAGTGCTACTTTGGCTCGTTGGTTGGCTCGAATGTATACATAACCCCTGCGGGTTCTCAGGGCCTGCCGCCCCATTATGATGACGTAGAGGTGAGGGGGGAGGAAACTGCTCGGCTCCGGGAGGACGAGTTGCTGCCAGCCCGGGTTAGTGGGTTGTCAGGGTTCAGTTCAGCTCTCGGGCCGGGTCTCTGCCAACTCTTCCTGTGCGGGCTCTGCAGAGCTTGACCTCAGTCACCGGGATGTTGGGCCAAAATTAATCCCATCAAACTGGTTTCCTGCTCCTTCAGAAAGGGGAGATTGTTTATTTACTAATATAAAGAGCCACACATTCCTCTGAAATAGgtgttttttgaattttctacagAAAAGTGTGATtggctttttctttaatattataatgTATGATCTTTAATAAGGTGAGGTCTTAAGTAATTCTTACATCTgctttcttttgtcctttttctgtAGCTaccaaaagtatatattttttccatttgtgaaGATCTTGGGGCAGCTTGAATGAAGGTCATGGTTTCACTTAAGCGCTGGCGCCTTGACAAGTGTTGATTTCATTCTCATGTGGCTGCCAAAAAGAGTTAACCCTTTGGCTTAGgtatttcatagttttatttttgtaccAAGACAATGTGTGAACACAGAGTTATTAGTAAAAaacctcttttttccccctcctttgaGAGCAATTTGATATCAATACtgtttccaaaaaaattaaaaaaaaatatttctaatagggcttccctggtggcacagtggttaagaatccacctgccaatgtaggggacaagggtttgagccctggtctgggaagatcccacatgccgcggagcagctaagcccgcgagccacaactactgagcccacgtgccgcaactactgagcccacgtgctgcaactactgaaccccacaCACCTattgcctgtgctccgcaacaggagaagccaccgcaataagcctgtgcaccacaacgaagagtggccccagcttgctgcaactagagaaagctcgcgtgcagcagtgaagacccaacgcagccaaaaataaataaataaaataaataaatttaaaaatatatatttctaacagaactttaaaatatctttggttgaatgaagaataaaaaaacttGACATTTTCCTATGTGCCAAGGATTGTATTCAGGATTTTAGACACTCAGTAATATCCGAAGCTTGGCTTTTCCATCAGAGATTATGGGCTTTCAGCTGCCTGATGGaagatttaaaagaatgagatagtGGGATAGATATTGGAATATAAAGAACTTAGCGAGGCTTTCATGAAAGTGAAAAGAATGACTAGCCCTCCAGTGTCAGACTTCACGATTAcctgtttttaaaagtgaatacCAGTAGTGGCAACTTTAAGTGTATAGTGAAATGTATCtgtgatcttttatttttatttttttatctgaaatttgtGATTCATCTAAGCCCTGAGAGGGCTAACACTCTAGAAGCACTTTGCCTCATGAGTTGTCTGGAGGCTCTCTGACACTCCGGGGTCCTGTGCTTCCTGTAGGTTTTCATCCTGCAGCTGGAGGGAGAGAAACACTGGCGCCTGTACCACCCGACGGTGCCCCTGGCGCGGGAGTACAGCTTGGAGGCTGAGGACAGGATCGGGAGGCCAGCACACGAGTTCACATTGAAGGTACGGGCCTGCTTTCGTGGGTGCCTTTCCTGACACAGGTTTGGTTTGAGGTTTGTGTAATGGTCCGTACCCAAGAGGCTGGGGGCAAGTGGCTCCCATTCCAGCTAGCCAGcacagggtggggcgggggggcttCTTAAAGGACATTTGGTAGTTTTTAGCTGCGGAAGTGAGCTGAGGAAATGTTAAGTTCATTTTCCAAATCACCTGTCTCCAACTATAATCCAAGTGCAACAGGAATGAATTATGAATTCAGTAACCACTGACTTCTCTAGAGCAAAAGTGGAAGGCATGGCCAGTGGTCACCGCTGGGTCGTAGGCTGCTTGAGCAGAGCACGGCCAGGGACCCAGTagttttttttggtaaaattccAGTCTGACCCCTTTTCCTCCTGATTGTGCAGTAGACTCTCTGCGCTCCCTTCCCCCTGCATATAGTACCCAGAAGAATAGTCAGCACGAAAGCCCTTGAGGAGGCTTTCCCCAGGAAGCCAGGTGGCTCGAGCATGTGCTGGTTCGCTGGCATCTTGCTGCTGAGAAAGTGTGTCTTTGAGCAGTTAGCTGGATGGGATCATAGCCAATCCCCAGCAGGTGGGGTTGTTGAGGAAAAAATCTTGGATAAGAATAGCTGCATAATTAAATTTTATACCTTTTCctacaaaacttaaaatttaatttccttcagtGGTAATAAGAAAATAGGTAATTTAAACCATACCGAAGATTCTAACCAAACTTGCATATGGttattgtttttgtatttcttgtgTCTTGACGTTATGCTTAGTATCTAATTCCTACTCAGGGCCTCATAGCTCTTTCTTGATTTTAAGATCTTTGCCTGCCTGCCATAACTGGGAGAAACAATCTCCCTTTTTAGGATGGGTGCCTATGTTATAGGGGACTTGAATAAATACAACAATAAAGGTAccgttcttcatttttttttttatgctcttGGTCAGCaatcagcaaactatggcccatagGCCAGAAGTCTGGCCTGCTGCCCGATTTTCTATATAAAGTTTATggaaacacagccacactcattccTTATGTACTGTCTAGGGCAGAGTCAGCTAGTTGCCACAGGGACCATGTGGCTCACAAACCACAGATATTTACTGTCCGGCCCTTTACAGAGAGAGTTGGCCAGCCCTGCTCttggctgattatttttaagccAAAGACTAAGCTGTCCATGGTCTCTGAGGCCAGGGCTGAGTTACCCAGACTGACATCTGGCTACTTGCCCTGCCCGAGTGGGTCGGGCTTCATGGTGGTCATAGAGGGCATGGGACTTGAAGGAGACGGAGCATTGCACGCTGCTCGTGCCCATCCTGGTCCCAGCTCACTACGAGAAGCCCTGAGTCTCCTGGAAGGAGAAAGACAGCATTGTGTCCTGTGGGAATTTTCAAGTTGTATGTCTATTGAGTTTTTAATCAGTGGAATTCTTCAAATGAAATCTTGCATAAATGCCCAGTGTGTGAAATCGAAGATCTGAGTCGctctgggtgggggtgggcttgGGGGCTACGATGAGCGGTCTGGAGCCCTCCTCACCCCTCTTCCTTCCTACCCAAGTGGCAGCCTGACTTGTACGTCTGCCAAACCTGAGGTCTTGGGGTGAAGACCACCCCTATAATGGATAGACATCTCTGTGGCTTGGGGATCTgacaaacctgggtttgaattcagcTGCTGTCACTTAACGAGCTgcatgtccttgggcaagttattgatctctgtctcagttttttctttgttaaaatggAGATCATAATGTTTATCTTGTAGgttgtaaagatttaaaaatattactttgatGCTGCCTTTACAGTGAAATTCCATGGAAGTGATGGCTATATGTCAGTGTATTGCTGCCTATCAAATTAGCACAAACTCtatggcttgaaacaacacaaatttattatcttgtaGTTCTGCAGTTCAGAGGTCCAAAAGGGGTTTCACgtggctgaaatcaaggtgtcaataGGACTGTGTTCATtccggaggctctaggggaaaatttGTGTCCTTGCCCTTTACAGCTTCTGGAGGCTGCTC
It encodes:
- the RIOX2 gene encoding ribosomal oxygenase 2 isoform X6, with protein sequence MPKKVKPAGDGKEEGPVPCKQVKLEAAGGPSPLNHDSPSGLFESLISPVKTETFFKEFWEQKPLLIQRDDPVLATYYRSLFRLSDLKSLCSRGMYYGRDVNVCRCVNGKKKVLNKDGKVHFLQLRKDFDQKRATIQFHQPQRFKDELWRIQEKLECYFGSLVGSNVYITPAGSQGLPPHYDDVEVRGEETARLREDELLPARVFILQLEGEKHWRLYHPTVPLAREYSLEAEDRIGRPAHEFTLKPGDLLYFPRGTVHQADTPSGLAHSTHVTISTYQSSSWGDFLLDTISGLVFDTAKADVELRAGIPRQLLLQVETTAVATRKLSGFLRMLADRLEGTRELLSADMKKDFAMNRLPPYYVGDGAELSTPDTAWPCLISRFCVMACVQLENMETQP
- the RIOX2 gene encoding ribosomal oxygenase 2 isoform X2, which produces MPKKVKPAGDGKEEGPVPCKQVKLEAAGGPSPLNHDSPSGLFESLISPVKTETFFKEFWEQKPLLIQRDDPVLATYYRSLFRLSDLKSLCSRGMYYGRDVNVCRCVNGKKKVLNKDGKVHFLQLRKDFDQKRATIQFHQPQRFKDELWRIQEKLECYFGSLVGSNVYITPAGSQGLPPHYDDVEVRGEETARLREDELLPARVFILQLEGEKHWRLYHPTVPLAREYSLEAEDRIGRPAHEFTLKPGDLLYFPRGTVHQADTPSGLAHSTHVTISTYQSSSWGDFLLDTISGLVFDTAKADVELRAGIPRQLLLVETTAVATRKLSGFLRMLADRLEGTRELLSADMKKDFAMNRLPPYYVGDGAELSTPGGRLPGLDSTVRLQFRDHVVLTVGPDQDPSDETREKMVYIYHSLKNRRDTHMMGNEETESHGLRFPLSHIDALKQIWNSSAISVKDLKLTTDEEKQSLVLALWTECLIQVV
- the RIOX2 gene encoding ribosomal oxygenase 2 isoform X1, whose product is MPKKVKPAGDGKEEGPVPCKQVKLEAAGGPSPLNHDSPSGLFESLISPVKTETFFKEFWEQKPLLIQRDDPVLATYYRSLFRLSDLKSLCSRGMYYGRDVNVCRCVNGKKKVLNKDGKVHFLQLRKDFDQKRATIQFHQPQRFKDELWRIQEKLECYFGSLVGSNVYITPAGSQGLPPHYDDVEVRGEETARLREDELLPARVFILQLEGEKHWRLYHPTVPLAREYSLEAEDRIGRPAHEFTLKPGDLLYFPRGTVHQADTPSGLAHSTHVTISTYQSSSWGDFLLDTISGLVFDTAKADVELRAGIPRQLLLQVETTAVATRKLSGFLRMLADRLEGTRELLSADMKKDFAMNRLPPYYVGDGAELSTPGGRLPGLDSTVRLQFRDHVVLTVGPDQDPSDETREKMVYIYHSLKNRRDTHMMGNEETESHGLRFPLSHIDALKQIWNSSAISVKDLKLTTDEEKQSLVLALWTECLIQVV